TATCCGTGGCTGTCACCGAGAAGGTAACCACTGCTTCAGTATCTCCTGCTTGCATCGTGGTCGAGGCTTGCCATGTCGTGCCGGAGCCGGTGATGTTCGCACCTCTACCATCGATGGTTACAACGGGAGTTTGAATGGATTTATTTGCTGTGAACGAGAGTGTAACGATGTCGTCTGTCTTTGCGCGCGTAGTGCTTGAGTTATTAGACGTAATTGTTATTGGCGCGAGCACTGGCGCGGACTTGTCCATCGTAACGCTTGATGAATTGGTTGTGCTTGTGACAGCAGAAGCAACATTGCCAGCCGTATCTGTCGCGGTGATGCTGAACGGTATTGCAATTTCCGGATCGTCAGCCGTCATTGTGGTCGAGGCCGTCCAAGACGTGCCGGAGCCGGTGATGTTCGCACCTCTGCCGGCGATAGTAACAGTAGGGGAAACTATCGCTTCGTTCGCGACGATTGTAAGCGTAACAATACTGCCGATGCCGGCCTTAGTGGTATCAGAATTGTTTGAAGCTATCGTAACTGTGTCGAGCGTGGGGGGATTGAAGTCGGCATCGGCAGTGGCAGCAGCTGCACCAGTAGAACCATTGTGACTGCCACCGCTAGTACCGCTACCGCCTGCGGCCGCGACACTCCCGCTCCACGAACCACCACTTGAATAATGAACTGCAACTATTCCTCCCCCGCCACCACCGCTAACATTATTAGTCGTGCCCGCACCGCCGGTCGCCGTTATACTGCCAGAACCTGCGAGAGTATTTGTGTATATATAGACACCACCGCCAGCACCACCTCCGCCAGTTTGTGAAAATTGGCCACTTGTACCATCAGAACCATTTGCGACTATAGTGCCGTTAAGTGTAAAACTGCCTGTTGCCAAAATTGAAAGATGGCCACCGCCCGCGCCACCGCTTGCGTATCCGCCGACTTCACTTCCCGCACCTCCGGAGCCCATGTCTGTAGGGTGAGTCGCGGTATCGTAAGCGACACCTCCGCCGGCCCCATTGCCACCGTCTCCCCCTCTGCCGCCATGGCCACCTCCGTCACCTTGGACAGTCACTCCCACTCCTCCTCCGCCGGGTCCGTTGCCTATTTGCGTGGGACTCCCTCCGGTATACCCCTTACCTGAGATGCTAATGGATCCGCCAGAATCAATTGTAACGTCTGTAATTGTCCAATCTATGTAATTTGTTTTGGCTGTGGTATTCGTCTTGTGAGTCATTAGACCGCTCGATTTTATCGTGAGAGCATCAAGGGTAATAGTGTTATCAGCGAAGCCAGTACCAACATTAGAAGATACTCCGTTGTTAGCAACAAAAATTTCACCATATGTCTCTGCGGCTGATTTTGTAAAAATAGTTCCGGCTCCGGCATCCTGACCTCCGCTGTAATGAGTACCGCCGTATGCTTTAACGTAAGTGTCAAAGTTGGACGACGTAAACATGTTGTTCGTGGTGTAACGAATTGCAATTCTGCCACCCCCACCACCACCGCTAGAGTTGTTCGAGCTACCCACACCTCCGTTTGCGGTGATAGTCCCCGCACCGTTCAGAGTCCCTGTGTTTATTAAAATACTTCCGCCCGCGCCACCACCACCGGTTTGAGAAAACTGACCACCTACCGCATTGGAACCATTCGCCGAAATCGTTCCGCCGATTGTTGCCGTACCCGAAATTGTAAGGCTAATAAGACCACCTCCTGTGCCACCGCTTGCATAACCTCCAACACCACTTCCGGAACCGCCCGATCCCATATCTGTCGGTGTAGAGGCAGAATCATAGACCGTACCTCCGGCACCACCATCTCCCTTACCGCCAAATCCTCCATGGCCACCACCGTTGCCCTGGATGTCTGCGCCTCCTACGCCGCCGCCGGGGCCGGAACCGGAAGTCAAGCCGCCACCGCCCGCATAACCCAAACCGGCCGCAGTGAGAGTGCCGTTGATGGTCGTGCTCGCGGCGGTAATATTTACACTGCCGTAACTAGCGCCGTCATACGCTTTGACAGAAACCGTGCCGGAAGGAATTGAGAACCCTGCTATCCCGCAGTGAGCGCCGGCGATAGCGATTCCCGCCGTGCCGTCCAAGTCCCACGTGTCGCCATTGGTTGGTGTCCAGTCCTGGTCTACGCCATCTACGGCGTGATCATTCGCACATGTGTCGGCCTTACTTATAAAAGGGGTTAGTGCGAATTTATGGATAGCGACGGCAACAACAGCCACCGCCAAGACGTGGACAAAAATATGGAATGCCGGACACCTTTCCGCATCAATAAAGTGGCGCGACAGCGTTGTTGGATATTTCGCCATATATTATAAATTATAATGTTTTTCTCTGCGAAAACAAAATAATTTATACACAGAAAACAAAAGTTTTTTTATATTTAAGCGTCTTGCGATTGATCGAAGGCTATCGAGTCCAGATTAGGCTTTTCATTCTGCTTCCTTTCTTCCACTTCTTTTATAAATTCCTGTTTGTCTTGGTCGAACTTGCTTTCCACCTCTTCATATTCAATCGCACTAAGCACCGCTTTGATATCGTGGGCTCCGAGTATCGAGCTCTCATATTTGCTTGCACCGGAGATGTCTCGCCTGATCTTCTTTTGCTTTTCCGCTGGTAGTTCAAAAAAGGCGATGATTAGGCGCAAGTCGTCAAGCTGTGCGCTTTTGTTCGGGTCGCCGTCCGGCAGGTTAATAATTCTTTCCGCTCGCCTAAGTACGGCGTTGCTACCGGTGGCACGCGCATGATTTATGATTTCATTAACCCTTATCTCCGCCGCCCTGCCGGCCAAGATCTCGTTTATCTCCAAAATTTCGTCGGTAATATCCTCCCCTCCCGCCGTGTTAAATGGTTCTTTATTCATAGAATATGATATTAGCAAATATTCCGTATTCGTCAAAATAAATCTGCCGAGGTTCGACCTCGGCAATACGGATAAAAACACAGAAGCCCGGGCGGAATGAAGATTTTAACCTCCTTCTCCGCCTCGGGCTTCGTAAAGAACATTTTTGAAAACTACGACACGTCTACCGGACGTGCACGGGCGCTTAAATTACTTCGAGCGCTTTTTTCTTCCCCCTTTGGAGCGGACTGACTCGCTCTCGAGCCTCTCGACTCGAGAGCGAGTCTCCTCCGCATCCGCCCAGAGCTTCAGGCCGGCTCCGGCCTCGCCCGCAAAATGCGGGTCGAGGCGTAGGCCGGACGAGGTGCCGATGTAGATGTTGACCATCGGCGCCTCGCGAAGCGAGGCAGTCGTCACCGGCTTGGTAGCCGGCGCCGCCGTGGTGGTGGGGACAGGTGTTGAGGTCGCCTGCGGAGCCGGTTGGCTCCCGCAAGTTTGAGCGGTCGCCGAGTTGTTGCCTCCGTTAACCACGATGCTCGGCTGGGTGGCAGGAGCGGGCGTAGGGTGACCAACGAGGACCGGAGTCCCCGTCAAAATACCCGAGGCCCAGTTCGACCACTCTTTGAGTGTGTCGAGGCGGCCGAGGAGTTCTGTCTTCTCCTCCTTCACCGCCGCTGTCTCAGCTTGGGTCCATTCCAGCTCCTCGCGGAGCTTGGCGAGCTCGCCTTCCTTGACCGTTAGCACCTGCTCGCGGTCGATAAGAAGCCGTTGTTGTTCGCTAAGCTTCTTCTCCAGCGACACGATGGCCCGGCCGAAATCAAATTGAACGCGACCAAGCTCCGTCTTGAGCTCGGCGACCTGCCCGCGAATGCGAGCGGTCTGCGGGCCAGTCGCCGCACCCTGCTCGCGCACAATGCGCGCCAGGGTATCGACGGCCACGTTATTGGTGTCGAACTCGTTCGGCGTTATTGCCAGAACGAGACACCAGAGACCAACGACAACCAGACCCCAGAAACCAAGCATTTGCTGTCGCATATCCTAGCCCCCTCCCGGAGGCCGTATAACATTGTGAACCGTGGCGGACGCCACGGTTCGTTTTCGTAGTTTCAAAAATCTACCGTCAGTATACTAACATATTATTGACATTTGTGTCAAGAGTGTTTCTTTATTGTATTTTAGGACTTTTTGTCCTTGGCCGGCCTGCATCACTTGTGCAGGCCGGCTTGGACACTTCGTGCCGTCCACCAGAACTCACTTCACGCCGGCCGGCGAGTAGAGAGTCCAGTGGAATATGATCCGGAGGCGCCAGAAGAAGCGCTCCATCGAGGCGACTCTCTCGATCTTCTCGAATTGAGTCTCCACAACAAGGTGGTCGTCCCCCTTGTTGTTGAACTCCCTCTTGATTTTGTCCTTGATTCCTACGATGAAGGCCTTCTCCTCGTGCTCAATACAGTAAGCCGTGTTATTCGACTTACCCGTCTTGATGCCTTCCTCGATCCGCCGCTTCAGGACGGACTTGATGTCATCAACAATATCTTGATAAACGAAGTCGGGCATTCCCTCTCCTCTCACCTATCGCACGGCACGTGCGAAACTTGCTTTATCCTACAGATTTCCGTCAATAACGCAAACAGCGGAGGTTCAACCTCCGCTGTTCTGTTGTCACCGAGGAGAGACCTCCGCTTTTCCGGAGGACTCACCTCGCCGTCTTTAATTTTATTATTCCTAACTCCTATCTCCCATCTCCTAACTCCTCTCTAGTAATCCATCCCGCCCATGCCGCCGGGCAGACCGCCGCCCATTGGTCCGCCGGCTGGCGGATTCTTTTCTGGTTCGTCGGTGATGGCAACTTCGGTCGTGAGCAAGATTGCCGCCGCCGATGCCGCGTGTTCGAGCGCGGTGCGCGTAACCTTAACAGGGTCAATGATGCCATCGGCAATCATATCTTTCACAATCGCATCTTTGTTCGCATCGTAACCTTCGTTACCTTTCGCATTTTTAACGCGGTCGACGATGACCGAACCATCTTCCTTGCCGGCGTTGATTGCAATTTGCTTAAGCGGTGCGTGTAATGCAGAAAGTAATACGGCAACGCCCGCATCGAACTCATGTTTAATATCAGCCTTGGGTGAGCGCACGCCGGCTACCTCTACCTTCGCCATTGCGCGGATGAGGGCGACTCCGCCGCCCGGTACAATTCCCTCTTCGATAGCCGCCTTGGTCGCTTCGACAGCATCCTCAACTTTCAATTTCTTATACTTCATTTCGGCCTCGGTCGCGGCACCGACTTTGATAACAGCCACACCGCCCGACAGCTTACCAAGTCTTTCTTGAATTTTCTCTTTATCAAATGAGCTTTCTGTTTTTGCGAGCTGGCCGCGGAGCTGTGCTACGCGTGCTTCGATGTCAGCCTTCTTGCCCTTACCGCCAACGATGGTCGTGTTGTCTTTCGTCGAGACCACTTTGCGGGCACGGCCGAGCATCTCTAGTCCTGCACTATCGAGTTTAATACCCAATTCTTCTGTAATAACTTTGCCTCCTGTAATTACTGCAATATCTTCTAACATCTCTTTCTTTCTATCACCATAACCTGGCGCTTTTATTGCCAATGAGTTGAACGAGCCACGGATTTTGTTCAAGACGAGCGTCGTCAATGCCTCACCGTCAACATCTTCGGCGATAATAACGAGATCTTTCTTACCAATGCCGGCAATTTTCTCAAGCACGGGCAAAATATCTTTGATACTCGAAATCTTTTTATCTGTAATGAGAATATACGGATCTGCATATTCCGCCTCCATTCTTTCGGCATTCGTAATGAGATAGGGTGAGGCGTAGCCTTTATCAAATTGCAAACCTTCTACCACTTCCGACTCCACTTCGAATGACTGTGATTCTTCTACCGTCACGACACCGTCCTTGCCCACCTTCTCGATAGCGTCGGCAATGATTTTGCCGAACTCCTCCGACTCAGCCGAGACGGTCGCCACTTGTATAATCTCTTGTTTGTTTTTAATGGGCTTGGCCATTTCGGAAAGGGCTGCCACGACCGCCTTGGCCGCGTGTTCGATGCCCGTGCGCACACCCATTGCGTTCACGCCGAGAGAAATTCTTTTGAAGCCCTCTTCAACGATAGCTTGCGTAAGTACTACTGCTGTTGTCGTACCGTCGCCGGCAATGTCGTTCGCCTTGTTAGCAACGTCTTTCACAATCTCCGCACCCATATTCTCGACTTTATCGGCTAGAGAAATTTCTTTTGCAATCGTTACGCCATCATTGGTAATAGACGGCGCGCCATAGCCCTTATCAATCACCACATTCCTGCCCTTCGGGCCGATAGTAATTTTGACCGCGTTGGCGACTTTGTCTACACCGCGCTTCAGCGCTTTGCGTGCATCTTCACCATAAATTATTTGTTTAGACATGAGACTAGTTTTTAGTTATTAGTTTGTAGTTTTTAGTTTTCAAAAACTAATGAAATACTAGACTCGGAGAGAACTAAGTACTCCTTTCCCCCGATTTTAAATTCTTCGGATCCGTATTTTGCAAACATCACCTTCTCGCCAACCTTTACGTTCATTGGTAGGATTTTGCCATTCTCATCGCGTTTGCCCGGGCCAATGGCCACGATAACGCCCTGCTCGGCACGTTCTTTTTCTGCCGTCTCCGGTATAAAAATCCCGCTCTTCGTAAGAGCGCCTCGCTCATGTTCTGCTAGAGGCTCTACGATAACGCGATCAGCCAAAGGTCGCACGCTTAGTTTTTTTGCCATACTGTTTTTGTTAGTTAAGAACTTTTGCGTTTGATTGCCGAGTCGGCGTCGGAGCCCGCCGGTAGGCGGGTAAAGACGCGAGGCAAGCAAATGCATAAGTTCTTTGTTTTAATAAAAAAGTTTACCCTATGTAGAGTAAACATCTCATTATATGCAGAAAGTAACCCGGAGTCAAATTTTGACTATTGACAAATAAATCGAGATTGTGAAAAATAGAGATTGTTGTTTGAACCCTGACCGGAAGAAAGGAGAGGTCTTGATGAAGGGCGTCAGTAAGGAATATCTGGAATCGCAGAGCCGGGCGTGGTCTGAAGCAGAAGAGACCAAACCCGAAGAACCCACGCCTCCGCCACAGAAGCCCCCGCCCGCCCCGGAGAAATGAGGCGGCGAGCCC
Above is a window of Candidatus Paceibacterota bacterium DNA encoding:
- the groL gene encoding chaperonin GroEL (60 kDa chaperone family; promotes refolding of misfolded polypeptides especially under stressful conditions; forms two stacked rings of heptamers to form a barrel-shaped 14mer; ends can be capped by GroES; misfolded proteins enter the barrel where they are refolded when GroES binds) — encoded protein: MSKQIIYGEDARKALKRGVDKVANAVKITIGPKGRNVVIDKGYGAPSITNDGVTIAKEISLADKVENMGAEIVKDVANKANDIAGDGTTTAVVLTQAIVEEGFKRISLGVNAMGVRTGIEHAAKAVVAALSEMAKPIKNKQEIIQVATVSAESEEFGKIIADAIEKVGKDGVVTVEESQSFEVESEVVEGLQFDKGYASPYLITNAERMEAEYADPYILITDKKISSIKDILPVLEKIAGIGKKDLVIIAEDVDGEALTTLVLNKIRGSFNSLAIKAPGYGDRKKEMLEDIAVITGGKVITEELGIKLDSAGLEMLGRARKVVSTKDNTTIVGGKGKKADIEARVAQLRGQLAKTESSFDKEKIQERLGKLSGGVAVIKVGAATEAEMKYKKLKVEDAVEATKAAIEEGIVPGGGVALIRAMAKVEVAGVRSPKADIKHEFDAGVAVLLSALHAPLKQIAINAGKEDGSVIVDRVKNAKGNEGYDANKDAIVKDMIADGIIDPVKVTRTALEHAASAAAILLTTEVAITDEPEKNPPAGGPMGGGLPGGMGGMDY
- a CDS encoding co-chaperone GroES, whose product is MAKKLSVRPLADRVIVEPLAEHERGALTKSGIFIPETAEKERAEQGVIVAIGPGKRDENGKILPMNVKVGEKVMFAKYGSEEFKIGGKEYLVLSESSISLVFEN